The Terriglobia bacterium genome includes a region encoding these proteins:
- the purN gene encoding phosphoribosylglycinamide formyltransferase, translating into MEQNRRLAILLSGRGSNFIAIHEAIARGDLRASICCVISNVAEAPGLARARELGLTCICLPSRGIERTEYDRLLMAAIRPFDPALICLAGFMRVLSSEFVTAYRGRIVNIHPALLPAFPGLHAQRQALAYGVRITGCTVHLVDEGVDTGRILMQRAVEVLEGDTEDSLSARILRQEHDLYWRAIAQVLDQPRA; encoded by the coding sequence ATGGAACAGAATCGGCGGCTAGCCATCCTGCTCTCTGGACGAGGTTCGAACTTCATCGCGATCCATGAAGCAATCGCGCGCGGAGACTTGCGTGCGAGCATCTGCTGTGTGATCAGCAACGTGGCCGAGGCGCCGGGGCTGGCGCGGGCACGCGAACTGGGGTTGACGTGCATCTGCCTGCCGTCGCGGGGCATCGAAAGGACGGAGTACGACCGGCTCCTGATGGCGGCGATTCGGCCATTTGATCCCGCTCTTATCTGTCTGGCGGGATTTATGCGCGTGCTCAGCTCCGAGTTTGTCACTGCCTATCGCGGGCGCATCGTGAACATTCATCCGGCCCTGCTGCCTGCGTTCCCCGGCCTTCACGCGCAGCGGCAAGCGCTCGCATACGGCGTGCGCATCACCGGGTGCACGGTCCACCTGGTCGACGAGGGCGTGGACACAGGCCGCATCCTGATGCAGCGGGCGGTGGAGGTTCTGGAAGGTGATACCGAGGACTCTCTTTCTGCGAGAATTTTGCGGCAGGAACACGATCTGTATTGGCGCGCGATCGCCCAAGTTCTGGATCAGCCCCGGGCTTGA
- the tyrS gene encoding tyrosine--tRNA ligase yields the protein MRSAQQQLDYLRKGAVEIISEEAAVLKFAKSVRTGMPLKVKVGFDPTAPDLHLGHAVLLRKMKHFQDLGHTVIFLIGDFTASIGDPTGRSRTRPPLSTEEIAANAETFKSQVFKILDPAKTVIDYNSRWLGKLSSAEWIRLSSRYTVARMLERDDFTKRLKAGQPISIHELLYPLAQAYDSVALEADFEFGGTDQKFNLLVGRDIMREYGLEAQVILTTPLLEGTDGVEKMSKSLGNYIGFTEPPEVIFGKIMSISDSLMLRYWELLTDVPMTEIAGMKQGIESGTLHPMELKARLGRQIVQDFHGEKAARQAHEHFARVHQRRELPEEMPEIMLNQGDAPASLVDLLVLGGLASSKSEARRLIKSGAVSVDGDKVDDVTTGLPAQTPEFVLRCGKRHFCRVKIQ from the coding sequence ATGAGGAGTGCTCAGCAACAGCTTGATTATCTGCGCAAGGGTGCCGTCGAGATCATCAGCGAAGAAGCAGCGGTGCTCAAGTTCGCGAAATCGGTGCGCACAGGGATGCCCTTGAAGGTCAAAGTGGGTTTTGATCCCACCGCTCCGGATCTGCACCTGGGCCACGCGGTGCTGTTGCGGAAAATGAAACACTTCCAGGATCTCGGGCACACCGTAATTTTCCTGATCGGCGATTTCACGGCTTCCATCGGCGATCCCACGGGGCGGTCGCGCACCCGTCCTCCGCTATCGACGGAGGAGATAGCCGCCAACGCCGAGACCTTCAAGAGCCAGGTTTTCAAGATCCTCGATCCGGCAAAGACCGTGATCGACTACAACAGTCGCTGGCTGGGCAAGCTCAGCTCGGCTGAATGGATCAGGCTTTCCTCGCGCTACACCGTTGCGCGCATGCTCGAACGCGACGACTTCACCAAGCGCCTCAAGGCCGGCCAGCCGATCTCTATCCACGAGCTGCTCTACCCGCTGGCGCAGGCTTACGACTCGGTGGCGTTGGAAGCGGACTTCGAGTTCGGGGGTACGGATCAGAAGTTCAACCTGCTGGTCGGGCGCGACATCATGCGCGAGTACGGCCTGGAAGCGCAGGTGATTCTGACGACTCCGCTGCTCGAGGGCACGGACGGCGTCGAGAAGATGAGCAAGTCTCTGGGCAACTACATCGGGTTTACGGAGCCGCCGGAGGTGATCTTCGGAAAGATCATGTCGATCTCCGATTCCCTGATGCTGCGCTACTGGGAGCTGCTCACGGATGTCCCGATGACGGAGATCGCGGGCATGAAGCAGGGGATCGAGTCCGGGACCCTGCATCCGATGGAGCTGAAGGCACGGCTCGGGCGCCAGATCGTCCAGGATTTTCACGGCGAGAAAGCGGCGCGGCAGGCGCATGAGCACTTTGCCCGCGTGCATCAGCGCCGGGAGCTGCCGGAGGAAATGCCAGAAATCATGCTGAATCAGGGAGATGCGCCGGCAAGCCTTGTCGATCTGCTGGTCCTCGGCGGCCTGGCTTCCTCCAAATCGGAGGCCAGGCGACTGATCAAATCGGGTGCGGTTTCTGTCGACGGCGACAAGGTCGACGACGTCACCACCGGGCTTCCCGCGCAGACGCCGGAATTCGTGCTGCGCTGCGGAAAGCGTCACTTCTGCCGCGTGAAGATCCAATAG